The following are from one region of the Channa argus isolate prfri chromosome 6, Channa argus male v1.0, whole genome shotgun sequence genome:
- the LOC137128741 gene encoding testis-expressed protein 12-like yields MDHLPANHEKSPPKKKMPPSKPSTLESPDVLEAIAAGANGEVNMLFSKFAEVLRERAAVDTSQMKELENILIEARNFEDYLREKKKHLRQTLTLISDKLQG; encoded by the exons ATGGATCATCTACCTGCTAATCATGAAAAATCTccaccaaaaaagaaaatgcctcCCTCTAAGCCATCCACTTTGGAGTCACCAGATGTATTGGAGGCTATAGCTGCAG GTGCAAATGGGGAGGTCAATATGCTGTTTTCAAAATTTGCTGAAGTGTTAAG gGAGAGAGCTGCAGTAGACACCTCTCAGATGAAAGAGTTGGAGAATATTTTGATAGAAGCTCGAAACTTTGAGGACTActtaagagagaaaaaaaaacatctgaggcAGACATTGACTCTGATTTCTGATAAGCTGCAGGGTTAA